A genome region from Triticum aestivum cultivar Chinese Spring chromosome 2B, IWGSC CS RefSeq v2.1, whole genome shotgun sequence includes the following:
- the LOC123043298 gene encoding sugar transporter ERD6-like 5 isoform X1 — MSKEWEGVEAKKPLLVAGNNKASSIWVVVASTAVAVAGSFVFGISVGYSSPSQEGIMRDLHLSLAEYSVFGSILTIGAMLGAILSGTIADWVGRRCAMAISDVFCIIGYLLIVFSKNSVWLDLGRLSIGCGIGLLSYVVPVYISEITPKNLRGQFAAVNQLMICCGASLAYALGTCITWRTLAIVGVAPCLLQLVGLLVIPESPRWLAKIGHSGALEEALQKLRGKETDISEEAADIKDFTEKLQHLPQSKMLDLFQKDYIHAVTVGVGLMVLQQFGGVNAICFYASEIFVSAGFSSGNTGMLAMVAVQIPMTALGVLLLDKAGRRPLLMVSAAGTCLGCLLVGLSFLSKEHHWAKDLNVALALMGILIFSGSFSLGMGGIPWVIMSEIFPIHMKGSAGSLVTLVSWLGSWIVSYAFNFLLLWSSYGTFFMFATICGLTVVFVEWLVPETKGRTLEEIQASMNSSLTPVSSGINRAA, encoded by the exons ATGTCTAAGGAATGGGAGGGAGTAGAAGCCAAGAAGCCTCTCTTGGTGGCCGGGAACAACAAAGCTTCTTCCATTTGGGTGGTGGTCGCTAGCACTGCCGTCGCCGTTGCTGGATCCTTCGTGTTCGGCATCTCG GTGGGCTACTCATCGCCATCTCAGGAAGGCATCATGCGGGATCTTCATCTTTCCTTAGCTGAG TATTCTGTCTTTGGCTCGATATTAACCATCGGAGCAATGCTAGGCGCTATTCTCAGTGGTACCATAGCAGATTGGGTTGGTCGAAGATGT GCAATGGCAATATCAGATGTGTTCTGCATTATTGGATATCTCCTCATAGTCTTTTCTAAG AACTCTGTGTGGCTTGACCTTGGGAGGCTCTCAATTGGATGTGGAATTGGCCTTCTTTCATATGTG GTCCCAGTATATATATCAGAGATAACACCCAAGAATCTTAGAGGACAGTTCGCAGCCGTAAACCAG CTTATGATATGTTGCGGGGCATCGCTCGCGTATGCTCTGGGGACATGCATCACCTGGCGTACCTTGGCAATCGTAG GAGTGGCACCATGTTTACTGCAGCTGGTTGGCCTTCTTGTGATTCCCGAATCTCCTAGGTGGCTG GCTAAGATCGGACACTCAGGTGCACTTGAGGAAGCGTTGCAGAAGCTAAGGGGAAAAGAAACCGACATCTCCGAAGAGGCAGCAGATATCAAA GATTTCACAGAAAAGCTTCAGCACCTACCACAGTCAAAGATGTTGGACCTATTTCAGAAGGATTATATTCATGCTGTCACC GTTGGAGTTGGGCTAATGGTCCTTCAACAGTTTGGTGGAGTGAATGCAATATGCTTCTACGCCAGTGAGATATTTGTTTCGGCTG GTTTCTCGTCAGGGAACACCGGAATGCTCGCTATGGTTGCGGTTCAG ATTCCGATGACGGCACTTGGGGTGCTTCTGTTGGACAAGGCTGGAAGGAGGCCACTTCTGATG GTCTCTGCAGCTGGGACATGCCTGGGTTGCCTACTAGTTGGCCTCTCATTCTTGTCCAAG GAACATCATTGGGCGAAGGACCTCAACGTGGCGTTGGCATTGATGGGGATTCTG ATCTTCAGTGGATCTTTCTCACTTGGTATGGGAGGAATTCCATGGGTTATAATGTCAGAG ATCTTCCCCATACACATGAAAGGGTCAGCAGGAAGCCTGGTGACCTTGGTGAGCTGGCTCGGCTCATGGATCGTCTCGTATGCCTTCAACTTCCTCCTGCTGTGGAGCTCCTACG GTACATTTTTCATGTTCGCGACCATTTGCGGTCTGACTGTTGTATTTGTGGAGTGGCTGGTACCAGAGACTAAAGGAAGGACCCTGGAAGAGATTCAAGCGTCCATGAACTCGTCATTGACGCCAGTTTCTTCTGGAATTAACCGAGCTGCGTAA
- the LOC123043298 gene encoding sugar transporter ERD6-like 5 isoform X2 — protein MLGAILSGTIADWVGRRCAMAISDVFCIIGYLLIVFSKNSVWLDLGRLSIGCGIGLLSYVVPVYISEITPKNLRGQFAAVNQLMICCGASLAYALGTCITWRTLAIVGVAPCLLQLVGLLVIPESPRWLAKIGHSGALEEALQKLRGKETDISEEAADIKDFTEKLQHLPQSKMLDLFQKDYIHAVTVGVGLMVLQQFGGVNAICFYASEIFVSAGFSSGNTGMLAMVAVQIPMTALGVLLLDKAGRRPLLMVSAAGTCLGCLLVGLSFLSKEHHWAKDLNVALALMGILIFSGSFSLGMGGIPWVIMSEIFPIHMKGSAGSLVTLVSWLGSWIVSYAFNFLLLWSSYGTFFMFATICGLTVVFVEWLVPETKGRTLEEIQASMNSSLTPVSSGINRAA, from the exons ATGCTAGGCGCTATTCTCAGTGGTACCATAGCAGATTGGGTTGGTCGAAGATGT GCAATGGCAATATCAGATGTGTTCTGCATTATTGGATATCTCCTCATAGTCTTTTCTAAG AACTCTGTGTGGCTTGACCTTGGGAGGCTCTCAATTGGATGTGGAATTGGCCTTCTTTCATATGTG GTCCCAGTATATATATCAGAGATAACACCCAAGAATCTTAGAGGACAGTTCGCAGCCGTAAACCAG CTTATGATATGTTGCGGGGCATCGCTCGCGTATGCTCTGGGGACATGCATCACCTGGCGTACCTTGGCAATCGTAG GAGTGGCACCATGTTTACTGCAGCTGGTTGGCCTTCTTGTGATTCCCGAATCTCCTAGGTGGCTG GCTAAGATCGGACACTCAGGTGCACTTGAGGAAGCGTTGCAGAAGCTAAGGGGAAAAGAAACCGACATCTCCGAAGAGGCAGCAGATATCAAA GATTTCACAGAAAAGCTTCAGCACCTACCACAGTCAAAGATGTTGGACCTATTTCAGAAGGATTATATTCATGCTGTCACC GTTGGAGTTGGGCTAATGGTCCTTCAACAGTTTGGTGGAGTGAATGCAATATGCTTCTACGCCAGTGAGATATTTGTTTCGGCTG GTTTCTCGTCAGGGAACACCGGAATGCTCGCTATGGTTGCGGTTCAG ATTCCGATGACGGCACTTGGGGTGCTTCTGTTGGACAAGGCTGGAAGGAGGCCACTTCTGATG GTCTCTGCAGCTGGGACATGCCTGGGTTGCCTACTAGTTGGCCTCTCATTCTTGTCCAAG GAACATCATTGGGCGAAGGACCTCAACGTGGCGTTGGCATTGATGGGGATTCTG ATCTTCAGTGGATCTTTCTCACTTGGTATGGGAGGAATTCCATGGGTTATAATGTCAGAG ATCTTCCCCATACACATGAAAGGGTCAGCAGGAAGCCTGGTGACCTTGGTGAGCTGGCTCGGCTCATGGATCGTCTCGTATGCCTTCAACTTCCTCCTGCTGTGGAGCTCCTACG GTACATTTTTCATGTTCGCGACCATTTGCGGTCTGACTGTTGTATTTGTGGAGTGGCTGGTACCAGAGACTAAAGGAAGGACCCTGGAAGAGATTCAAGCGTCCATGAACTCGTCATTGACGCCAGTTTCTTCTGGAATTAACCGAGCTGCGTAA